One region of Neorhodopirellula lusitana genomic DNA includes:
- the der gene encoding ribosome biogenesis GTPase Der encodes MPVPQVAIVGRPNVGKSSLFNWLARRRLAIVDNYEGVTRDRMTTLIETEDRFFELIDTGGIGVVDADNLTADVTRQIEIALVSADVIILVVDVQTGVMPLDVEVVERLRGIERPVILVVNKADQEHQDIHAEEFRKLGRGLLLTVSTMQNRGRDDLLDAIVDRLPDDDDTISPESAMKITIVGRRNVGKSTFVNSLAETDRMIVSEVAGTTRDSVDVNFSIDGQTFTAIDTPGLRKRKSVKTDLEYYSTHRAQRSVRRADVVLMFFDASEKTSKVDKQLVGYIMENHKPVIFVVNKWDLYAGQVPTEKWVKYLHHQFTTLTYAPIAFITGKEGKNIKTLLNHAAMLYKQAQTRVTTGELNRIIQAAVQQHPPPMYQARRPKIFYATQVSTEPPTIVVMVSEPNAFGKDYQRYLLSWLRDHLPIGEVPIKLYLQKRSRAEANKA; translated from the coding sequence ATGCCTGTTCCTCAAGTCGCCATCGTCGGTCGCCCCAATGTCGGCAAAAGTAGCCTTTTCAACTGGCTGGCCCGACGTCGGCTGGCCATCGTTGATAATTACGAAGGCGTGACCCGAGACCGAATGACGACGTTGATCGAGACGGAAGATCGCTTTTTTGAGCTGATTGATACGGGCGGGATTGGTGTCGTCGACGCTGATAATTTGACAGCCGATGTGACTCGCCAAATCGAGATCGCGTTGGTCAGTGCCGATGTCATTATCCTGGTCGTGGATGTTCAAACCGGCGTGATGCCGTTGGACGTTGAGGTGGTCGAGCGACTACGCGGGATTGAACGGCCCGTGATTTTGGTGGTGAACAAAGCCGACCAAGAGCATCAAGACATTCACGCCGAAGAGTTTCGTAAGCTTGGTCGCGGTCTGCTGTTGACCGTTAGTACGATGCAGAACCGCGGACGCGACGACTTGTTGGACGCGATCGTGGACCGGTTGCCTGACGACGATGACACGATCTCGCCTGAATCAGCGATGAAGATCACGATCGTGGGCCGCCGAAACGTAGGCAAGAGCACGTTTGTGAATTCGCTTGCCGAAACGGATCGAATGATCGTTAGCGAGGTCGCGGGGACCACTCGTGACAGCGTCGACGTTAACTTCAGTATCGACGGTCAGACGTTCACGGCGATCGACACACCCGGTCTGCGGAAGCGGAAGAGTGTCAAAACCGACCTAGAGTACTACAGCACTCACCGAGCCCAACGAAGCGTGCGGCGTGCCGACGTGGTCTTGATGTTCTTTGATGCGTCAGAGAAAACGAGCAAGGTCGACAAGCAACTTGTGGGCTACATCATGGAAAACCACAAGCCTGTGATCTTCGTGGTCAATAAGTGGGATTTGTATGCCGGTCAGGTGCCCACGGAGAAATGGGTAAAGTACTTGCATCACCAATTCACGACGCTCACGTATGCACCGATTGCGTTCATCACGGGCAAGGAAGGGAAGAACATCAAGACGTTGCTAAACCACGCGGCCATGCTTTACAAACAAGCACAGACGCGAGTGACGACCGGTGAGCTGAACCGAATCATTCAGGCCGCTGTGCAGCAGCATCCGCCACCGATGTACCAAGCTCGTCGCCCCAAAATCTTCTACGCGACTCAGGTTTCGACTGAACCGCCGACAATCGTGGTGATGGTCAGCGAACCGAATGCGTTCGGGAAAGATTATCAGCGTTACTTGTTGAGCTGGTTGCGAGATCACCTGCCGATCGGTGAGGTTCCAATCAAGCTTTACCTGCAAAAGCGAAGTCGCGCCGAAGCGAACAAGGCATAG
- a CDS encoding BON domain-containing protein has protein sequence MMMIPSYLSSRSWQQAAFFLIFAGCMTVQNQAQAQTQAGGTTGQQEVGGTALGGLTPEEVFSGGVERSGVVGQSTATPAGASAASTAGAAAGGTTRGGLSGFGGGGGGLGAAFGNLFGNNNGGGTDAGDAIRTRLRGAVTLPPSAIVSEAELNRRAAGHLYQSTSLGPIASGPNSAGRFRGVNVSVEGRTAVLTGSVASEADRRMTHLMMRLEPGVSTVQNRIQLAP, from the coding sequence ATGATGATGATTCCTTCGTACCTTTCCAGTCGTTCTTGGCAACAAGCTGCGTTTTTCTTGATCTTCGCTGGTTGCATGACTGTTCAAAATCAGGCTCAGGCCCAAACTCAGGCCGGTGGCACCACGGGGCAACAGGAGGTTGGTGGAACCGCTTTGGGCGGACTGACGCCGGAAGAAGTGTTTTCCGGGGGTGTTGAGCGGTCAGGCGTTGTCGGCCAATCGACGGCGACACCGGCGGGCGCAAGTGCCGCTTCCACCGCCGGAGCCGCAGCTGGCGGGACCACACGCGGCGGACTGAGCGGTTTTGGCGGCGGTGGTGGTGGCCTCGGAGCCGCGTTCGGAAATCTATTTGGGAACAACAACGGTGGCGGGACGGATGCCGGCGACGCGATTCGCACACGATTGCGTGGTGCGGTGACGTTGCCCCCATCCGCCATCGTTTCGGAAGCCGAACTGAACCGCCGTGCTGCAGGCCATCTCTACCAGTCCACGTCACTCGGGCCCATCGCATCGGGGCCAAACTCGGCTGGGCGTTTTCGTGGGGTCAACGTGTCGGTTGAAGGTCGTACCGCTGTCTTGACCGGATCAGTGGCGTCGGAAGCGGATCGCCGGATGACTCATCTGATGATGCGACTGGAACCTGGCGTCTCGACCGTCCAAAACCGGATTCAGTTGGCTCCGTAG
- a CDS encoding uracil-DNA glycosylase gives MLDPHQISDAAKHLFEHLHRSGLRYAPKSRPEQVEAWGQQFATDQLEAEPVQSQAAESAASQAAPLASPTASPVSSAMADPAANLVREAQPSLSAAPNPATNRLAPVAAVTVSSDPYPGTSLPIADRQATLETMAQSVAACTRCEKLASCRTHTVFGEGNATPRFVFFGEAPGVEEDACGSPFVGRGGQLLTKMIQACRLSREEVYLMNTVKCHPPGNRNPDASEIANCREYFEQQFAVLRPEYIICLGAVPSQSLLKSKLSIGRLRQRFHQYHDSKVLVIYHPAYLLRNPDAKKAAWADLQLLMKDAGL, from the coding sequence ATGCTCGATCCACACCAGATCTCAGACGCCGCCAAGCACCTGTTCGAGCATTTGCACCGCAGCGGGCTTCGGTATGCCCCGAAATCGCGTCCAGAGCAGGTTGAGGCCTGGGGCCAGCAATTTGCCACCGATCAGCTAGAAGCTGAACCTGTCCAGTCCCAGGCAGCCGAATCCGCCGCGTCGCAGGCAGCCCCACTCGCCAGCCCAACCGCCAGCCCCGTTTCCTCAGCGATGGCCGATCCAGCGGCGAACCTTGTTCGCGAGGCCCAACCGTCCTTGAGTGCAGCCCCCAATCCGGCCACCAACCGATTGGCTCCCGTTGCGGCAGTCACGGTTTCCAGCGATCCGTACCCCGGCACTTCGCTGCCCATCGCCGATCGGCAAGCCACCCTTGAGACAATGGCACAATCCGTTGCCGCCTGCACCCGTTGTGAAAAACTGGCCAGCTGCCGGACCCACACGGTCTTCGGCGAAGGAAACGCCACACCTCGCTTTGTCTTCTTCGGTGAGGCACCAGGCGTGGAAGAGGACGCCTGCGGAAGCCCGTTCGTCGGACGCGGAGGCCAGTTGCTGACCAAGATGATCCAAGCCTGCCGCTTGTCTCGCGAGGAGGTCTATCTGATGAACACCGTGAAGTGCCACCCACCAGGCAACCGCAATCCCGACGCCAGTGAAATCGCGAACTGCCGCGAATACTTTGAACAGCAGTTCGCCGTCTTGCGGCCCGAGTACATCATTTGCCTCGGCGCTGTCCCGTCCCAATCGCTGCTGAAAAGCAAGTTATCCATCGGGCGTTTAAGACAGCGATTCCATCAATATCACGACAGCAAAGTATTGGTGATTTATCACCCTGCGTACCTACTACGGAATCCGGACGCCAAGAAAGCCGCCTGGGCCGACCTGCAACTTTTGATGAAGGACGCCGGACTTTAG